In a single window of the Alphaproteobacteria bacterium LSUCC0684 genome:
- a CDS encoding D-glycero-alpha-D-manno-heptose-1,7-bisphosphate 7-phosphatase, with the protein MEKKTRAIFLDRDGVINVDTGYPHKIEDCRLIPGAAAAIRRARDAGYMIAVVTNQGGIALGYYDEAALLHFNVHLARLLEEDGAVLDAISFCPHHPSAPDPALRQCSCRKPLPGMLLELAEKYDIAMNESAMIGDRITDLEAGEAAGVRAFLFDGGNLDEMMRHVLARLDEGQDG; encoded by the coding sequence ATGGAAAAGAAAACACGGGCCATTTTTCTTGACCGGGACGGCGTGATCAATGTCGATACCGGCTATCCCCACAAGATCGAGGACTGCCGGTTGATCCCCGGCGCCGCGGCGGCTATCCGACGTGCCCGTGATGCCGGATACATGATCGCTGTCGTGACCAATCAGGGGGGGATTGCCCTTGGCTATTACGATGAGGCGGCACTCCTTCATTTCAACGTGCATCTGGCAAGATTGCTGGAAGAAGATGGCGCCGTCCTGGATGCGATTTCATTCTGCCCGCATCATCCGTCTGCCCCTGATCCGGCCCTCAGGCAATGTTCATGCCGCAAGCCTCTGCCGGGGATGCTTCTTGAATTGGCGGAAAAATATGATATCGCCATGAATGAAAGCGCCATGATCGGCGACCGCATAACAGATCTCGAAGCTGGTGAAGCCGCCGGTGTCCGGGCTTTTCTTTTCGATGGCGGCAATCTCGATGAGATGATGCGCCATGTGCTGGCACGGCTGGATGAGGGACAGGATGGATAA
- a CDS encoding outer membrane lipoprotein carrier protein LolA — MPGIDLNSCLRRLLLRVSGAVLAGLVISSSAMATSLEKAEAWFSSITTLEARFIQVSSDGSSAEGQFYLWRPYRSRFEYDDPVPLTLITTRTWLHVDEEDRRQITSYPVSETPLAVILADPVRLEGEGFTTRAESRDGVTRITLDQPEGEAAGRIVLEFTEQPFVLRRWLVTDANGITTSVLLSNITKGHKLSPRLFVPTEYPDTRN; from the coding sequence ATGCCCGGGATTGATCTCAACTCTTGTCTTCGGCGTCTCCTCCTTCGGGTTTCGGGCGCGGTGCTTGCGGGGCTGGTGATTTCTTCGTCTGCCATGGCCACATCCCTTGAAAAGGCCGAAGCATGGTTCAGCAGCATCACCACGCTTGAAGCCAGGTTTATTCAGGTCTCTTCCGATGGCAGTTCGGCCGAGGGGCAATTCTATCTGTGGCGACCCTATCGCAGCCGGTTCGAATATGACGACCCGGTTCCGCTTACCCTGATCACGACCCGGACCTGGCTGCATGTCGACGAAGAAGACCGGCGCCAGATAACCAGCTATCCGGTAAGCGAGACACCTCTTGCGGTGATTCTGGCAGATCCGGTCCGGCTTGAGGGGGAAGGTTTCACCACCCGCGCCGAAAGCAGGGATGGAGTAACCCGGATCACCCTTGATCAGCCCGAAGGTGAGGCGGCGGGCCGGATCGTGCTTGAATTCACTGAACAGCCATTTGTCCTTCGCCGCTGGCTTGTGACCGATGCCAATGGCATCACCACGTCCGTATTGCTGAGCAATATCACCAAAGGCCATAAACTCTCGCCGCGTCTGTTCGTGCCGACCGAGTATCCGGATACCAGAAACTAG
- a CDS encoding DUF294 nucleotidyltransferase-like domain-containing protein, protein MTTLATMPLEKLPLASIDLETTGLSPARDRIVQIGMTDPWDETHQLDLLVNPGMAIPEKSTTIHGIDDQQVKTAQSIAHVLPHFRARLNGRVLIGYNIGFDLAVLSAEAERYGLEWEWSAALCVRQLGVIALGNEAMLMMGDLNALAEHYDISISDRHTALGDARITGRIFRAMLPDLNGKSIVTLADALRSVSGLDDLRLSSTRAGWVDVASGLYQPSQTRPVERIDPYPYRHRIREIMLTDPVVLPPETPIQIAAVTMKDRKTDCVFIGPSTNKIDGIVSERDLVHTMALPIEEVGHARAIPIGQVMSSPVITVREDDFMHVALGRISRLDIRHLGVVGASGELVGWISTRELIRQRVTGAMVIGDQIATARDSAEIAAALKALPMLASSLLSDGVEGHLIAAVISSQYRAALAQAAQLAEARMETPPPRPYAVLVLGSAGRGESLLAADQDHAIIYDDGIEGDGAMPDDAAVQAWYETLGGHISDFLDEAGIPYCQGGVMSRHAKWCRSISGWRSALSDWVKLARPEDLLSVDIFFDFEPVYGQVELASLLRLAMEGRATRRPDFLKRLAGSAANAQAGTTLFGGLKTEAGRYDIKKYLLLPLIETLRVLSISRGISERSSAQRAEALYRTNTVPPEVPLLAEDIHFALKLVLRQQISDISAGLPPGTRIEITALSPAETKLLKSIRGRVNRLEPMLQDCLFG, encoded by the coding sequence ATGACTACGCTTGCAACCATGCCGCTGGAAAAACTGCCGCTGGCGTCGATTGATCTTGAAACAACCGGCCTTTCACCTGCCCGGGACCGCATTGTCCAGATCGGCATGACCGATCCCTGGGATGAAACGCATCAGCTCGATCTGCTTGTCAATCCGGGTATGGCCATTCCTGAAAAAAGCACGACCATCCACGGCATTGACGATCAGCAGGTCAAGACGGCCCAAAGCATCGCCCATGTCCTGCCCCATTTCCGCGCTCGGCTCAACGGGCGGGTGCTGATCGGCTATAATATCGGCTTCGATCTGGCGGTGTTGTCGGCCGAAGCGGAAAGATACGGGCTTGAATGGGAATGGAGTGCCGCTCTATGCGTCCGCCAGCTCGGGGTGATTGCCCTCGGCAATGAGGCGATGTTGATGATGGGGGATCTCAACGCCCTGGCGGAACATTACGATATCAGCATCAGTGATCGGCACACCGCCCTTGGGGATGCCAGAATCACGGGCCGGATCTTTCGGGCGATGCTGCCTGATCTCAACGGTAAATCCATCGTCACGCTGGCCGATGCATTGCGTTCGGTATCCGGTCTTGATGATCTGAGGCTGTCATCGACCCGGGCCGGGTGGGTGGATGTGGCAAGCGGGCTGTATCAGCCGTCGCAGACCCGGCCGGTGGAACGCATCGACCCCTATCCCTACCGCCACCGGATCAGGGAGATCATGCTGACGGATCCGGTTGTCCTGCCGCCGGAAACACCCATCCAGATAGCCGCCGTGACCATGAAGGATCGAAAAACGGACTGTGTCTTCATCGGCCCTTCCACGAATAAGATTGATGGCATTGTCTCCGAACGTGATCTCGTTCACACCATGGCGCTGCCAATCGAGGAAGTCGGGCATGCACGGGCAATCCCGATCGGTCAGGTCATGTCGTCGCCGGTGATCACGGTCCGTGAGGATGATTTCATGCATGTGGCGCTGGGCCGGATAAGCCGGCTTGATATCCGCCATCTTGGTGTTGTGGGCGCGTCAGGGGAGCTGGTGGGCTGGATTTCCACGCGTGAGCTGATCCGCCAGCGCGTGACCGGCGCCATGGTGATCGGTGACCAGATTGCGACGGCCCGGGATTCAGCGGAAATTGCCGCGGCATTGAAGGCATTGCCCATGCTGGCAAGCTCCCTTCTTTCCGATGGCGTTGAGGGCCATCTGATTGCCGCGGTGATCAGCAGCCAGTATCGGGCGGCGCTGGCCCAGGCCGCCCAACTGGCCGAAGCCAGGATGGAAACGCCGCCGCCAAGGCCCTATGCCGTTCTGGTGCTGGGCTCGGCCGGGCGTGGCGAAAGCCTGCTTGCCGCCGATCAGGACCACGCGATCATCTATGACGATGGTATCGAAGGGGATGGCGCAATGCCCGATGATGCCGCGGTGCAGGCCTGGTATGAAACCCTTGGCGGGCATATTTCCGATTTCCTTGATGAGGCCGGAATTCCCTATTGCCAGGGCGGGGTGATGTCGCGTCACGCCAAATGGTGCCGATCGATTTCCGGCTGGCGTAGCGCCCTCAGTGACTGGGTGAAACTGGCACGGCCGGAAGATCTGTTGAGTGTTGATATCTTCTTTGATTTCGAGCCTGTCTATGGCCAGGTGGAACTGGCCTCCCTGTTGCGGCTTGCCATGGAAGGGCGGGCCACACGGCGGCCGGATTTTCTTAAAAGGCTGGCGGGAAGCGCGGCCAATGCCCAGGCCGGAACGACACTGTTCGGCGGCCTGAAGACGGAGGCCGGCCGCTACGATATCAAAAAATATCTGCTTCTGCCTTTGATCGAAACCTTGCGCGTTCTTTCCATCTCACGCGGAATTTCGGAACGCAGCAGCGCCCAACGTGCCGAAGCGCTGTATCGAACGAATACCGTGCCGCCGGAAGTACCCCTCCTGGCCGAAGATATTCATTTCGCGCTGAAACTTGTTCTCCGCCAGCAGATCAGTGATATATCCGCAGGACTGCCGCCCGGAACAAGGATTGAAATCACCGCATTGAGCCCGGCGGAAACAAAATTGCTCAAATCGATCCGCGGGCGGGTCAACCGGCTTGAGCCGATGCTTCAGGATTGCCTTTTCGGGTAA
- a CDS encoding ankyrin repeat domain-containing protein, which yields MKAELAEEADANVHAEDGITPLHHEAAFGTSENIQALIKAGAEIEARTLRGYTPLHLAAAEGTPENIQALIKAGAEVNARTKNDGTSLHLAAADGTPENIRVLIKAGAEVDARTEYGGTPLYQAAAVGTPENIRMLIKAGAEIEACSENGTTPLHAAAGLGTPENVRTLIKAGANTRARTEGGGFPQIWPKTTIRSKALMPIGNCMKRGMTKVEPIFSGSLSTQPRQSFAAAYRHSSCC from the coding sequence GTGAAAGCCGAATTGGCAGAGGAAGCCGACGCGAACGTCCACGCCGAGGATGGCATCACCCCGCTCCATCATGAGGCGGCATTCGGCACGTCTGAAAATATCCAAGCACTCATTAAGGCCGGGGCAGAGATAGAAGCCCGCACCCTAAGAGGCTATACCCCGCTTCATTTGGCGGCTGCAGAGGGCACACCTGAAAATATCCAAGCACTCATCAAGGCTGGAGCAGAGGTAAACGCCCGGACCAAGAATGACGGCACCTCGCTTCATCTGGCGGCGGCAGATGGCACGCCTGAGAATATCCGCGTGCTCATCAAGGCCGGGGCAGAGGTAGACGCCCGCACCGAGTATGGCGGCACCCCGCTTTATCAGGCGGCGGCAGTCGGAACGCCTGAGAATATCCGTATGCTCATCAAGGCTGGGGCGGAGATTGAGGCCTGTAGCGAGAATGGCACCACCCCGCTTCATGCGGCGGCTGGATTAGGCACACCTGAGAATGTCCGTACGCTCATCAAGGCCGGGGCGAATACCAGAGCCCGCACTGAAGGCGGGGGATTCCCGCAGATCTGGCCGAAGACAACGATAAGGTCAAAGGCACTGATGCCTATTGGCAATTGCATGAAGCGCGGTATGACTAAAGTTGAACCTATCTTTTCGGGTAGTCTTTCTACTCAACCCAGGCAGAGCTTCGCCGCCGCATATCGCCATTCATCATGCTGCTGA
- a CDS encoding DNA translocase FtsK 4TM domain-containing protein, with product MNDPKTATPFISAGLKGFLQRRMEEIFGLICLGLGGVVLAMIVSYDPADPSSHTISSISTGEISNLLGVVGAEIAAHLVAAMGQPAAIALGIAFLIWGIRLIRHARPERMRRRFLVLPVALCLLSFSASAWLGESYGGAIGRMLVAPLLTMPELNLSLPEPLEMIKYGHLLMAALTGLGLVVYLYAAAIDRGEMRLVSRLLGLMRQGMLYPVRSLKALAARFWQESRTPKDSSAKRRQKPKPRREPVVVTQESAEDDTPSLTAARRRKPRGNSGQGSLDLENASGYRLPSLNLLAPPNKALAGPDKDVLDTNSRMLESVLAEFGVRGEIEKARFGPVVTRYELSPAPGTKTQRVIGLADDIARSMSALSVRVAVVPGQNVIGIELPNTDRQTVLIRDIFDGDRWSEQSASLPMALGMDIAGHPVIADLARMPHLLVAGTTGSGKSVGINGMILSLLYTHTPETCRLIMIDPKMLELSVYDGIPHLLTPVVTDPGKAVTALKWTVREMETRYRNMSKLGVRNIDGYNKRLEEARRKGETLTRRVQTGFDAETGKPVFEEQELDLNPLPFIVVIIDEVADLMLVAGKDIEAAVQRLAQMARAAGIHVVMATQRPSVDVITGTIKANFPTRISFQVTSKIDSRTILGEQGAEQLLGKGDMLYMEGGGRIVRVHGPFVNDGEVEKVANFLRQQGEPVYDDSVTEEVDADAPLSAMGGLPEDNGDAGLYDQAVQLVAREGKASTSFIQRHLRIGYNRAATIIEEMERRGVVSAANHAGKREVLIDARD from the coding sequence ATGAATGATCCCAAGACGGCGACACCGTTTATCTCTGCGGGCCTCAAAGGTTTCCTGCAACGGCGAATGGAGGAGATCTTCGGCCTGATCTGCCTTGGCCTTGGCGGTGTTGTCCTGGCCATGATCGTCAGTTACGATCCGGCCGATCCGTCCAGCCACACCATCTCAAGCATCAGCACCGGCGAGATATCAAATCTTCTCGGGGTGGTCGGGGCTGAAATTGCCGCGCATCTGGTGGCGGCGATGGGCCAGCCCGCGGCGATTGCCCTTGGGATTGCTTTTCTCATCTGGGGTATCCGGCTGATCCGGCATGCCCGGCCGGAGCGGATGCGCCGCCGGTTTCTGGTGCTGCCGGTTGCGCTCTGCCTGCTTTCATTTTCGGCCAGCGCCTGGCTTGGTGAAAGTTACGGCGGAGCGATCGGCCGGATGCTGGTGGCGCCGCTTCTGACCATGCCGGAGCTTAATCTGTCTTTGCCGGAACCGCTGGAGATGATCAAATACGGCCATCTGCTCATGGCCGCGCTGACGGGTCTCGGCCTCGTGGTCTATCTTTATGCCGCGGCGATTGATCGTGGGGAAATGCGTCTTGTCTCTCGTCTTCTGGGCCTGATGCGGCAGGGCATGCTTTATCCGGTGCGGTCACTGAAGGCGCTGGCCGCCCGGTTCTGGCAGGAAAGCCGCACGCCAAAAGACAGCAGCGCCAAGCGGCGGCAGAAGCCAAAGCCTCGGCGGGAGCCCGTGGTGGTTACACAGGAAAGTGCTGAAGATGACACGCCTTCCCTGACAGCCGCCAGGCGTCGCAAGCCGCGGGGCAATAGCGGGCAGGGATCGCTTGATCTTGAAAATGCCAGCGGCTATCGCCTGCCGTCGCTCAATCTTCTGGCGCCGCCGAACAAGGCGCTGGCCGGGCCCGACAAGGATGTGCTGGATACCAATTCCCGCATGCTTGAAAGCGTGCTGGCGGAATTCGGTGTCCGGGGCGAGATTGAAAAAGCCAGGTTCGGGCCTGTCGTCACGCGCTATGAGCTGTCTCCGGCCCCGGGCACCAAAACCCAGCGGGTGATTGGCCTTGCCGATGATATCGCCCGGTCCATGTCGGCGTTATCGGTGCGGGTTGCGGTGGTGCCGGGCCAGAATGTCATTGGTATTGAGTTGCCAAACACCGACCGGCAGACCGTGCTGATCCGGGATATTTTCGATGGTGATCGCTGGTCCGAGCAGTCGGCCTCCCTGCCGATGGCGCTGGGGATGGATATTGCCGGGCATCCGGTGATTGCCGATCTTGCCCGGATGCCGCATCTCCTGGTTGCCGGCACCACCGGTTCAGGCAAGTCGGTCGGGATCAACGGGATGATCCTGTCGCTTCTCTACACGCATACGCCGGAAACCTGCCGCCTGATCATGATAGACCCGAAAATGCTCGAACTTTCGGTCTATGACGGCATCCCCCATCTCCTGACCCCGGTGGTGACGGATCCCGGCAAGGCGGTCACCGCACTGAAATGGACGGTGCGGGAGATGGAAACCCGCTACCGCAACATGTCCAAACTCGGGGTACGCAATATCGACGGCTACAACAAGCGGCTTGAAGAGGCCCGTCGCAAGGGGGAAACCCTCACCCGCCGGGTCCAGACCGGCTTTGATGCGGAAACCGGCAAGCCGGTCTTCGAGGAACAGGAACTTGATCTCAATCCCCTGCCCTTCATTGTCGTGATCATCGATGAAGTGGCGGATCTGATGCTTGTTGCCGGCAAGGATATTGAGGCGGCGGTCCAGCGGCTCGCGCAGATGGCGCGGGCGGCGGGCATCCATGTGGTCATGGCGACCCAGCGGCCGTCGGTGGACGTGATTACCGGCACCATCAAGGCCAATTTCCCGACCCGGATATCGTTCCAGGTGACGTCGAAAATCGACAGCCGGACGATCCTCGGCGAACAGGGGGCCGAACAGCTTCTCGGCAAGGGAGATATGCTCTACATGGAAGGCGGCGGCCGGATTGTCCGGGTGCACGGCCCGTTTGTAAACGATGGCGAAGTGGAGAAAGTGGCCAATTTCCTTCGTCAGCAGGGTGAACCTGTCTACGATGACAGCGTCACCGAAGAGGTTGATGCCGATGCGCCTCTTTCGGCCATGGGCGGGTTGCCCGAAGACAACGGCGATGCCGGCCTCTACGATCAGGCGGTGCAGCTGGTGGCAAGGGAAGGCAAGGCGTCCACCTCCTTCATTCAGCGTCATCTTCGGATCGGCTATAACAGGGCGGCAACCATCATCGAGGAAATGGAACGTCGCGGTGTTGTCAGCGCCGCCAATCATGCCGGCAAACGTGAGGTGCTGATCGATGCCCGGGATTGA
- the mtaB gene encoding tRNA (N(6)-L-threonylcarbamoyladenosine(37)-C(2))-methylthiotransferase MtaB, whose protein sequence is MMKPPPRIETFGCRLNIWESEVIRRHTSSAGLENAVVINTCAVTAEAERQARQAIRKARRADPDARIIVTGCAAQIHPDSWRDMPEVDAVLGNHEKLEPETWHRLARNNSPDLPSLVGDIMAVREIAPHLLEGFEHHTRAFLQIQQGCDHRCTFCIIPYGRGNSRSVPMAVIIDHVAKIADSGTAEVVLTGVDVTSWGQDLDGKPGLGQLVRNILAEVPQLERLRLSSIDPAEIDRDLLDVLGNDPRLMPHLHLSVQHGDDLILKRMKRRHGRKDVLALVAEARQARPDVIFGADMIAGFPTEDEAAHSASLDLIERAGLTWLHVFPFSPRDGTPAARMPQVAGDVIRARAAALRSAATDREQAFLSSRIGAVDDVLMETGGIGHTQQFARVRILSDHNPRAKTGQTHIHCDRPVTDLAVGKVYPALITAVADGVLEAELR, encoded by the coding sequence ATGATGAAGCCGCCCCCCCGGATAGAAACCTTCGGCTGCCGGCTCAATATCTGGGAGAGCGAGGTCATCCGCCGCCATACATCATCCGCGGGGCTTGAAAATGCGGTGGTGATCAACACCTGCGCGGTGACCGCCGAAGCCGAAAGGCAGGCACGTCAGGCGATCCGGAAAGCCCGCCGCGCTGATCCGGATGCGCGGATAATCGTGACAGGCTGCGCCGCCCAGATCCATCCGGATAGCTGGCGCGACATGCCGGAAGTCGATGCCGTTCTCGGCAATCACGAAAAACTCGAACCTGAAACCTGGCATCGTCTGGCCCGGAACAACAGCCCGGATCTGCCGTCGCTGGTCGGGGATATCATGGCGGTCCGGGAAATCGCGCCGCATCTTCTTGAAGGGTTTGAGCATCACACAAGGGCATTTCTGCAGATCCAGCAGGGATGTGATCATCGTTGCACCTTCTGCATCATCCCGTATGGCCGCGGCAACAGCCGTTCCGTGCCCATGGCCGTGATTATTGATCACGTGGCGAAGATTGCCGATTCCGGCACGGCCGAAGTGGTGCTTACAGGTGTTGATGTCACGTCCTGGGGGCAGGATCTCGATGGCAAGCCCGGGCTTGGCCAGCTGGTCAGGAATATCCTTGCCGAAGTCCCGCAACTGGAAAGGTTGCGGCTTTCCTCGATTGATCCCGCGGAAATTGACCGTGATCTGCTCGATGTGCTCGGCAATGATCCGCGGCTGATGCCGCACTTGCATCTTTCGGTCCAGCACGGCGATGATCTGATCCTGAAACGGATGAAACGTCGCCATGGCCGCAAGGATGTGCTCGCCCTTGTCGCCGAAGCAAGGCAGGCAAGGCCGGATGTCATCTTCGGGGCTGACATGATCGCGGGCTTTCCCACCGAGGATGAGGCGGCCCACAGCGCCAGTCTTGATCTGATTGAACGCGCCGGGCTCACCTGGCTTCATGTGTTTCCGTTCTCGCCTCGTGATGGTACCCCTGCCGCACGCATGCCGCAAGTTGCCGGAGATGTAATTCGGGCTCGTGCGGCGGCGCTTCGGTCGGCGGCGACGGATCGGGAACAGGCGTTTCTGTCAAGCCGCATCGGTGCGGTGGATGATGTGTTGATGGAAACAGGCGGGATCGGCCACACGCAGCAGTTTGCCAGGGTCAGGATCCTGAGTGATCACAACCCCCGGGCAAAGACAGGCCAGACGCATATCCATTGTGACCGGCCCGTCACGGATCTTGCTGTCGGCAAGGTCTATCCCGCCCTCATCACGGCGGTGGCTGACGGGGTTCTTGAAGCGGAGTTGAGGTAA
- the xth gene encoding exodeoxyribonuclease III: MHMKIITWNINSVRLRQGLVLRLLEEETPDVLCLQETKCPDEAFPASVFDKAGYPHQAIRGEKGYNGVAILSRRPFQGHRHLDWVGRGDCRHQAVTLDGGIHLHNFYIPAGGDVPDREANLKFDHKLRFLDEMMTWSKTASDTSSILVGDLNIAPREDDVWSHKQLLKIISHTPVETEALAAVMAMGGWHDAVRKAIPEGKLYSWWSYRARDWDAADKGRRLDHIWVTSKLGHSVKAARVLREARGWEQPSDHAPVIAEIMT; encoded by the coding sequence ATACACATGAAAATCATCACCTGGAACATAAATTCGGTGCGGCTGCGGCAGGGACTGGTGCTTCGGCTTCTCGAAGAAGAAACCCCCGATGTCCTCTGCCTGCAGGAGACGAAATGCCCCGATGAGGCTTTTCCCGCATCGGTTTTTGACAAGGCAGGCTATCCCCATCAGGCCATCCGCGGGGAGAAGGGATATAACGGTGTTGCCATCCTCTCACGCCGGCCTTTTCAGGGTCACCGGCATCTTGACTGGGTCGGGCGTGGCGATTGCCGGCATCAGGCGGTGACGCTCGATGGCGGCATTCATCTGCATAATTTCTACATTCCGGCAGGGGGAGACGTGCCGGATCGCGAAGCCAACCTCAAATTCGATCACAAACTCAGGTTTCTTGATGAAATGATGACCTGGTCGAAAACAGCGTCGGATACATCCTCCATACTGGTTGGTGATCTCAATATCGCCCCCCGTGAAGATGATGTCTGGTCACATAAGCAGTTGCTCAAGATCATCAGTCATACGCCGGTTGAAACCGAAGCACTGGCAGCGGTGATGGCGATGGGCGGCTGGCATGATGCCGTGCGCAAGGCCATTCCCGAAGGCAAACTCTATTCCTGGTGGTCCTACCGAGCCCGGGACTGGGATGCGGCAGACAAGGGCCGCCGCCTTGATCATATCTGGGTGACGTCGAAACTGGGTCATAGCGTCAAGGCGGCCAGGGTGTTGCGAGAGGCGCGGGGATGGGAACAGCCATCGGATCACGCGCCGGTGATCGCCGAGATCATGACCTGA
- the dapF gene encoding diaminopimelate epimerase, with translation MERSFVKMHGLGNDFVIFDAREEPLTLNADQAAMIADRRLGVGCDQILIIRGSDIADIGLVILNSDGSEAAACGNGSRCVADLVMRQTGGQNLTMDTKGGVISALREEDLVTIDMGPARLDWQDIPLLEPGDTACVDLGLAGLPPAVCVNMGNPHAVHFVADAEQIDLPAIGPKAERHRLFPDRANIEFVSGLGENRLRMRVWERGVGITRACGTGACAVAVAAARTGRTGHEVEVVLDGGSLGIIWQEDGPLAGHVFMRGPTAEVFRGHMILTEKGIGS, from the coding sequence ATGGAACGTTCTTTTGTCAAGATGCATGGGCTGGGCAATGATTTCGTGATCTTCGATGCACGGGAGGAGCCGCTTACCCTCAATGCCGATCAGGCGGCGATGATCGCCGACCGGCGGCTTGGAGTCGGTTGCGACCAGATTCTCATCATCCGGGGGTCAGACATCGCCGATATCGGTCTCGTCATTCTGAACAGCGACGGTTCCGAGGCCGCGGCCTGCGGCAATGGCAGCCGCTGCGTGGCCGATCTGGTGATGCGGCAGACCGGCGGGCAGAATCTGACCATGGATACAAAAGGCGGCGTCATAAGTGCCTTGCGGGAGGAAGATCTCGTCACCATCGATATGGGCCCGGCCCGGCTTGACTGGCAGGATATTCCGCTGCTCGAGCCGGGTGATACCGCTTGTGTCGATCTTGGCCTTGCGGGCCTGCCGCCGGCGGTCTGCGTGAATATGGGCAATCCCCATGCCGTTCATTTTGTTGCTGACGCCGAGCAGATCGATCTTCCGGCCATCGGCCCGAAAGCTGAACGTCACCGGCTTTTTCCGGATCGGGCCAATATCGAATTTGTGTCAGGCCTCGGCGAAAACCGGCTACGCATGCGCGTCTGGGAACGCGGGGTCGGGATCACCCGGGCCTGCGGGACGGGGGCCTGCGCGGTGGCGGTGGCGGCGGCACGCACCGGACGGACTGGCCATGAAGTGGAGGTTGTGCTTGATGGCGGAAGCCTCGGCATTATCTGGCAGGAAGACGGGCCCCTGGCCGGGCATGTCTTCATGCGCGGGCCGACGGCAGAAGTGTTCAGGGGCCATATGATACTGACCGAAAAGGGGATCGGATCATGA